The following DNA comes from Cytophagia bacterium CHB2.
GCGGCGAAGATTTGCGGATCAAATTCCACGGGCGTTCTTTGAGCGTGCGGCTGAATTGCGCGAAATCGTTGGTCGCGCGCTCCAAATTCTCCATCGTGCCGTGCAGATTGGTTTGATTGGTGAGCGCCACATCGTTCAACACCTGCATGGTTTCATTCAACGATTGCAGCAGTGTGTCAATGCGCGTCAGGGTTACATTCAAACTCGCCATTGTGGTGTCCAAGGTCTGCGCGTTTTCGCCCATCAGCTTGTCGAGTTTGGCGCTGAAGTTTTGCATTTGAAACGTGAGCGCATTTAAATTCGAAACGATTCCGGAAATTTCGCTGGCATTGCTGCCCAGCAGCGAATCGGCATTGGCGAGCATGTTGGAAAAGCGCCGGCGGTTGGTGTCGTTGAGCAAATCATTTGCCTGCACCAGCAACAACGCCAATTGTTTGCTAACATCCATGAACGGCTCGCTGAGCCGGTTCAGCGCCGGCACTTCGCGCGTGCGCAAACGGCCGCCGGAGCCGAGCAGCTCTTCTTCATTCGTGCCGGGGGTGATTTCGATATATGATTCTCCCATAATGCCGATGGTGGTGATAAAGCTTTCCGAATCTTTGCGCACGGGCGCGCGCGAATCCACGGTCAACACGATCTCGATTTGGCTGTTGTCATCCGGGGCGATGTACAAATCCGTGACCGTGCCGATCAAAAAGCCGCCGAAGCGTACCATCGCGCCGCGATCAATGCCGCCGATATAGTCGAAGCGCGCGGTAAACGTTTTTTCCTTGCGTTCCCAGTCGATTTTAGTGATGGTGAATATAAACGCCATAAACGCGAGCAAACTCAGAATCACCAAAAGACCGGCTTTGACTTCGCGGGAATGATATTCCATAAAAAATTTACCTCTAGATTTTGATCATGCCGGGGCAAACCTCTGTTGCAGGCTCATGCACCGTTACCTTGATTTGTAGAGATAGCCATTTCTAAAATGGCATCCAGCCGGATAAATTTTTCAAGGCAACCGTACACTATGCGCCCACCAAGGTGTTGAGATACGCCTCCGAATTCAATTCTTCTGCATCCGGCAGCCGGTTAAAAAATTGTTGCACGATGGGATGCGCGTTGTCGCGCAGTTCTTCCGGCGTGCCCATCGCCACGATCTGGCCTTCATGCAACATGGCAATGCGATCCGCAATTTTGAAAACCGAGGCCAGCTCATGCGTCACCACCACCGTGGTCATATTGAAGGCGCGTTTGAGCTTGAGAATCAATTCATCGATGCCCACGGCCACCACCGGGTCCAGACCGGCCGAGGGTTCGTCGCAAAACAGAATCTCCGGGTCCATGGCAATGGCGCGCGCCAGGCCTGCACGTTTTTTCATGCCGCCGCTCAATTGCGCCGGCATAAAATTTTCAAAACCCGCCAAGCCGACGAGCTCGAGCTTGATGCGCGTCATAATTTTGATGGTCGATTCTTCCAGGCGCGTATGTTCGCGCAGCGGCAGGGCAACGTTGTCGCCCACCGTCATGGAGTTGAACAAAGCCGCGCCTTGAAACAGCATGCCCATTTTGCGCAACACGGGCGCCGTTTCTCCCTCGCTCATCGCAGCGAGATCATAACCCTTAATGATGATTTGGCCGGAGGTCGGCAAGGCCAACCCCACGAGATGGCGCAACAGCGTGCTTTTGCCGCAACCCGAGCGCCCGAGAATGACCATGGTTTCGCCGCGCCGAATATCGAGATTGATGCCCTGCAAAATTGGCCGGTTGCCATAATGCGTGACGAGATCGCGAATCGAAATGATAATGTCTTCAGGCAGGCGCAGCGGGCCGTTGAGCGGAGTCGGAGTCGTTGGCATGCGTCAGGCGAGTAGCGATTTGATGTGATGCAATTCCTGCTCCGGCGCGTCGTCGAGGTGTTCCATTTTGCCGGCGCGGCGATACCAATAACGGCTGTTGCTGAGATCGCCTTCGATTTTGTGCAACACCGCATGAATCCAGCTGGCGAGATGATCGTCTTCGTACTGCTGCACGATTTGATGCGACTCGTCCCAGCGGTTTTCCAGGGCGAAGTCAATGGCTTTCAGCAGTTCTTTTGCAGGCATTTCAGAAACTCGCATAAAACAATGCGGTAAAAAAAACATCCGCAGCGATGATTAAGAAAATCGAGGCAACAACTGTTGTTGTGGTCGATTTGCCCACGCCCACGGCCCCGCCTTCGGCGCGAAAACCTTCATAACAAGCCACCATCGCGATGATTATGGCAAAACATTCGCTTTTGACCAATCCCGTGATCAAGTCCTTCATCGTCAGCGCCGCCGAGGTTTGATTAAAATATCGCAGCGTGGAGAAATCCAGTGTGGTGATGGCGAGCAGATAACCCCCGAAAATGCCTACTAAATCCGCGAGAACCGTCAGGCAGGGCAACGCGATCATCAGGGCCAGGGCGCGCGGCACCACTAAGAAACCGATGGGATTTAGACCCATGGTGCGCAGCGCATCAATCTCTTCTGCCACTTTCATGGAACTGATCTCCGCGGCAATGGCCGAGCCGCTGCGGCCTGCAATGACGATGGCGGTGAGCAGCGGGCCTAATTCGCGAATCACCGAAACGCCGACGAGATCGGCGACGAAAATCGTTGCGCCAAAACGTTTAAGTTGATACGCCGCTTGCATCGCCAGAATAATTCCCACGAAAAAGGCGATGGCCAGGACGATGGGCAGCGATTCATATCCGATGCGCACGACTTGCTCGATGAGGCTGCGCACACGCATTTTCTCGCCTTTGAACGGCGCGACGATCGTCCACCACACCGTTTCCACGCTCAAGCGTGCGAAGCGATCGAGATGTACTAAAAATTGCAGCGTTTGCCGGCCTAGATATCCCAACACCTTCGTCATGAGAGCAAATTCATTCTAATGTTTTATGCGCGCGGCTTGAGCGCCGCTGCATTCATTAAACCATAACTTTTCCGGGCGCCGTTTTATCCTGCGGCAGATTGCAGTTCTTCACGCGAGGTTTTGCCGTTCCGCAACGCCGCGTCTTCACTTTCATAAATTTGGAAGACTTTGTCCAAGCGGCTCAGCTCGAAGACTTCACGCACCGCAGCGCCCAGGCCGAACAGTCGCAATTCGCCTTGATATTTGCTCATTTGCTGCAGGCCTTCGACCAGCGTCGCAATGCCGGAGCTGTCCATATAATTGACGGCGCGCAAATCCACCACAATGAGCGGCGCCTTCTTGTTAGTCAAGCCGATGATGACTTTGCGCACCTCCGGCGACGAGTAGAGATCCACGTCACCCGAAATGGCGATGATCGTGGCCTGATCCTTTTGACGTGTGACGATGTCAAGCATGACGATTCCTTTTCTTGTTGTTGGTTCCTCGTTACTGGTTGCTGGTTGGTCATGACTCGCGGGCAGCAACAAGCAACCAGCAACCCGTTCCAACTCTCATGGGCTTGCATGAACAAGAGACGATTTCTCCGTCTCTGCGGAAGCTGGGTCTGATACAAAAAATTTTGCCAAACGCAATTGATTGCCGCGTTTGAGGCCCGTGTCATAGGCGACGACGTCCATCGCACTGCGAATGAGATGCACGCCCAGGCCGCCGGGGCGAATGTCGTTGAGATCGCGCGATTTGATTTCTGTGAGTACGGCCTTTTTCCCGAAATCGCGCAAGATGATTTCGATGCCGTTTTGAATCATGCGCGCGGTGACGATGATGGGCTTGTCGGTCGCGCCGTCATAAGCATATTTAATGATATTCGCGCACGCCTCATCCACGGCCAGCGTGGTTTGCAAGCTTTGCTGCGGCGTAAAGCCGATCAATTCGCACAAATGCGCGATGCCGGCGCGAATGATTTTGAGCAGCTTGGGATCGCTCGCCACCCGGAATTCAACTGTGTCGCTGGTTAGTTTGGCCGCGTTCGCGCGTTTTCGTTTTATCCCTTTCATACAACTCCTGCACGTCAAAATGTTGCAGAATCAAAATGTGATAGGCCGCTCTGCTTCACTTTTCAACAACACAACACCCGTGTTTCAAAATTTTTGTTCTCTCATGTTCACCATCCGCCGGAAGCGCCGCCGCCGGAAAAGCTGCCGCCGCCTCCCGAAAAACCGCCGCCGGAAGAACCGCTGCGCCCCGAACTGCCGCCCGCGGAGGAACGCCAGCCGCCGCCCGTGCTGCCTCCCCATTTCTTTGACCATTTTTTTTGCTGCGCTTTGCCCTTTGGGCTGAAGCTCAACCACAATTTCAGCCCGCCGATGCCGAATAAATACGCGCCAAATGCAGCCATCCCGCCTCGCGTTCCCAAAATCACCAGCGGAAATGCGAACCAAAACGGAATCAGAAAGAAATACAAGAACCAGCCGGAGAAGCCTTCTGAAACGGCGCAGATGTATGTGAACATCCCGACGACAACTGAAAAAACGAAGAGCATCAGCAGCCGGCCTTTCCAATCAAGCTCCGAAGATGCCGGCTCATCGCTTGCGACATAAGCGCCTTGAATGGCTGCGAGAATCGCATGTACGCCGTTACGCACGCCGCCGTCAAAATCACCGTCGCGAAAACGCGGCACGATTTCATTGCGAATGATGCGACCGCAAGTGATGTCCGGCAAATCGCCTTCCAGGCCGCTGCCGACTTCGATACGCACGGCGCGATCATCGCGGGCGATCAACAGCAACACGCCATTATCGTTATCGGCCTGACCGATCTTCCATGTCTCTACTACACGCAGGGAGAATTCCTCCAATACTTCGCCCTGCAAACCGGCAATCGTGAGCACGACGACTTGATTGGAAGTCGAATCTTCGTGCGTCTTGAGAGTCTGCTCCAGCTCCTCGATGGTCGCCGAAGAGAGCATGCCGGCGGTATCGTTCACTCTCGCGGCTAAGAACGGAACCTCGAGCGTTTGCGCTGGCAGTGCGACGAAAGCGAAATAGAAAAAGCAGAGAAAAAACCGTATCGTCATGCGATGCGCTTGGTTGCTAATTCAGATGGTTGCCGAAACGAAGGGCATCGGTTAATTCGTCAGTATCATCCGGCCGGCGGATGACGCCCTCCCGGTGCAACAGCTCGCCGCATTTTTCAATGGCTGCAATCAACCCGCGGCTGGGTTGCCCGGCGCGCATGCCGCTGATGATGAGCTGCACGACTTCGTTCCATTCGTGCTGCTCGACTTTGGCATTGATGCCGACATCGCCCCACACGATTACTTTGCGTTCGAGCAGACTCAAAAAAATCAGAATGCCCGTGCGATCTTTAGTTCGGAAAATTTCCTCTGCAACAAAGGCTTCCGCCGCGCGCTGCGTCACGCGCAGATCGAGCAAGCGTTGTCCGGCAAAAAAGCGTCTCAATGCGGGCGTGAAATAGACGGCAGCCATGCCCACCGCCTGCGCGCCCAAAATCAAAATGACGATTTGCGCCAAGCCGAGATTGAGCCAGAGCGACGTAAACTCCCGCAGCAACAACAGCGCAAGAATGACGCTCAAACTCAAACTCATGCCGCCGCGCCACCAGGCGATTTCATAATCATCGCTTTGTTCAACGACAAACGGCACGATTTCACCGGCGGTGCGGCCCTCGGCTTTTTTTATCGCCGTCGCTATCTGCTCACGATCTTCCGATGAGAACAAGCGGGCGAGCGCCGCAGGCACGGCTTCGTGTTCAGCGTGTTTGTTCATAAAGATGTCGGTTGCGTGTGAATCTCAGCCCCAGCGCAGAACCACCACGGTTTGATCGTCATGTTGCGCTTCGCCGCCGGTGAAACGCTGCACATCTTGCATCAAATGATCCACCAGCGCTTGCGGCGAGGGCCAGGGCCGCCGCAGGCTCTTCCCCAAGCGTTCCATGGAATATTGTTTGGTATCGCTGTTTTTGGCCTCGATCACGCCGTCGGTAAAAATGATGAGATAATCGCCCGGCGCGAGCTGCATTGATTTTTGCGCAAAACGCGATTCCGCCAGAATGCCCAGCGGCGCGCCTCCGCCTTTGCCGATAAACTCACCGGATTTGCCGTTATTCCGCAGCCAAAAAAACGGTAAATGTCCGCCGGTGGCATAATTCACCTTGCCGGTGGCAAGATCGAGCAAAATATATTGCAAGGTTACAAACATGCCGCGGCGTCCGCGTTCGACGAGAATGTGATTGATGGTTTCCAACACCTGGGCGGGATGCGAATCGGTTTGCGAGTAGATGCGAAAGTCGCTCATCAGGCGCGCCATGTACAGCGCGGCAGGCATGCCTTTGCCGGAGACATCGCCCATCACCACGCCAAGCGTTTCGTCGCTGCAATTTACAAAATCATAAAAATCGCCGCCGATTTGAATGGCGGGAATCGACCTGGCGGCCACGCTGAAACGATTGTGCGGATCGGACGGGAATTTTTGCGGCAAAAAACTTTCTTGAATCGTGCGCGCGGCCTCAAGTTGTTGATCCAGCTTCTGTTTTTCCAGCATGGCGCGATGGTTGCGCGCGTTTTCAATGGCTAGCGCAACCTGGCGGCAAAACGTGGAAAATAAATCCAGATCATCGTTGGTGAAATTCCGGCCACCAATGGGATTCAACACCTCGGCCACACCGATGATGCGGTTGCGCACTTTCAGCGGCGCAGCCAGAATCGAGCGCGTCTTGAAACCCGTGACATCATCGCTCTTTTTGAAAAAGCGCGGGTCCTGGCTGACATCCGGCACGATTAGCGGCTCGCCGGTTTGCGCCACCCACCCAGCAATGCCCTCGCCCACGCGCAACCGAATTTTATCTTTAACCTGCTCGCCC
Coding sequences within:
- a CDS encoding MCE family protein — translated: MEYHSREVKAGLLVILSLLAFMAFIFTITKIDWERKEKTFTARFDYIGGIDRGAMVRFGGFLIGTVTDLYIAPDDNSQIEIVLTVDSRAPVRKDSESFITTIGIMGESYIEITPGTNEEELLGSGGRLRTREVPALNRLSEPFMDVSKQLALLLVQANDLLNDTNRRRFSNMLANADSLLGSNASEISGIVSNLNALTFQMQNFSAKLDKLMGENAQTLDTTMASLNVTLTRIDTLLQSLNETMQVLNDVALTNQTNLHGTMENLERATNDFAQFSRTLKERPWNLIRKSSPPERKLPD
- a CDS encoding ABC transporter ATP-binding protein, whose protein sequence is MPTTPTPLNGPLRLPEDIIISIRDLVTHYGNRPILQGINLDIRRGETMVILGRSGCGKSTLLRHLVGLALPTSGQIIIKGYDLAAMSEGETAPVLRKMGMLFQGAALFNSMTVGDNVALPLREHTRLEESTIKIMTRIKLELVGLAGFENFMPAQLSGGMKKRAGLARAIAMDPEILFCDEPSAGLDPVVAVGIDELILKLKRAFNMTTVVVTHELASVFKIADRIAMLHEGQIVAMGTPEELRDNAHPIVQQFFNRLPDAEELNSEAYLNTLVGA
- a CDS encoding ABC transporter permease, encoding MTKVLGYLGRQTLQFLVHLDRFARLSVETVWWTIVAPFKGEKMRVRSLIEQVVRIGYESLPIVLAIAFFVGIILAMQAAYQLKRFGATIFVADLVGVSVIRELGPLLTAIVIAGRSGSAIAAEISSMKVAEEIDALRTMGLNPIGFLVVPRALALMIALPCLTVLADLVGIFGGYLLAITTLDFSTLRYFNQTSAALTMKDLITGLVKSECFAIIIAMVACYEGFRAEGGAVGVGKSTTTTVVASIFLIIAADVFFTALFYASF
- a CDS encoding STAS domain-containing protein — encoded protein: MLDIVTRQKDQATIIAISGDVDLYSSPEVRKVIIGLTNKKAPLIVVDLRAVNYMDSSGIATLVEGLQQMSKYQGELRLFGLGAAVREVFELSRLDKVFQIYESEDAALRNGKTSREELQSAAG
- a CDS encoding ATP-binding protein yields the protein MKGIKRKRANAAKLTSDTVEFRVASDPKLLKIIRAGIAHLCELIGFTPQQSLQTTLAVDEACANIIKYAYDGATDKPIIVTARMIQNGIEIILRDFGKKAVLTEIKSRDLNDIRPGGLGVHLIRSAMDVVAYDTGLKRGNQLRLAKFFVSDPASAETEKSSLVHASP
- a CDS encoding TPM domain-containing protein — encoded protein: MTIRFFLCFFYFAFVALPAQTLEVPFLAARVNDTAGMLSSATIEELEQTLKTHEDSTSNQVVVLTIAGLQGEVLEEFSLRVVETWKIGQADNDNGVLLLIARDDRAVRIEVGSGLEGDLPDITCGRIIRNEIVPRFRDGDFDGGVRNGVHAILAAIQGAYVASDEPASSELDWKGRLLMLFVFSVVVGMFTYICAVSEGFSGWFLYFFLIPFWFAFPLVILGTRGGMAAFGAYLFGIGGLKLWLSFSPKGKAQQKKWSKKWGGSTGGGWRSSAGGSSGRSGSSGGGFSGGGGSFSGGGASGGW
- a CDS encoding GAF domain-containing protein; this translates as MASIPNSKKLTPAAMTSTELEALQAKVANLSSLIEVSIIVNSTLDLDNVLSLVMEKAQAVMHAEASSVMLINEATGMLEWEVALGEVGEQVKDKIRLRVGEGIAGWVAQTGEPLIVPDVSQDPRFFKKSDDVTGFKTRSILAAPLKVRNRIIGVAEVLNPIGGRNFTNDDLDLFSTFCRQVALAIENARNHRAMLEKQKLDQQLEAARTIQESFLPQKFPSDPHNRFSVAARSIPAIQIGGDFYDFVNCSDETLGVVMGDVSGKGMPAALYMARLMSDFRIYSQTDSHPAQVLETINHILVERGRRGMFVTLQYILLDLATGKVNYATGGHLPFFWLRNNGKSGEFIGKGGGAPLGILAESRFAQKSMQLAPGDYLIIFTDGVIEAKNSDTKQYSMERLGKSLRRPWPSPQALVDHLMQDVQRFTGGEAQHDDQTVVVLRWG